The following coding sequences are from one Neodiprion lecontei isolate iyNeoLeco1 chromosome 7, iyNeoLeco1.1, whole genome shotgun sequence window:
- the LOC124295482 gene encoding feline leukemia virus subgroup C receptor-related protein 2-like isoform X4, giving the protein MKNRRITDNYVTHPLQTEYTEKNEDTLCGSPFKVRVFKRRWLQLFLFALCTMCSSYQWSQFTIIGHIISRYYDVSALAVASTSIMLMVAYAVFLFPALFLMERIGLKWTVMIGVALTCLGAWIKVFSAAKDRFPLLLTGQAMVAISQVFISPVPGKLAAFWFGNDQLAFATAIGCYAVHVGLSICFLTVPIFVRNHYDVEEVRCRLSVIYWTVAIACSVVTLAVLFLFQDEPSAPPSESRALQKSTHERFDKGILVSFKKLLTKNRNFIILWNTYGLILSIFYSMATVWNPLFLTHFKNYEVDVGIMSLLLSFVGTIGSLIIASILDKTKKFRVIAITVSSSSLFCEILFATTLNMEIKWTVFLSASLFGITLISFSAIGFELCAEATYPESQALSTGILSTAGQIYGAFVTPLILKVIHVYGDTAGHAVILAILGLGTLLTISNKIDLRRQRAEESAM; this is encoded by the exons ATGAAGAATCGACGAATCACTGACAATTACGTCACGCATCCTCTTCAGACCGAATATACAGAGAAAAACGAGGACACCTTGTGCGGTAGTCCGTTCAAAGTCCGGGTTTTCAAAAGACGATGGCTTCAGCTTTTCTTATTTGCTTTGTGCACCATGTGCAGCAGCTACCAATGGTCTCAATTTACGATCATCGGCCACATAATAAGTCG ATACTACGACGTCTCAGCGTTGGCGGTAGCATCGACCAGCATCATGTTGATGGTAGCCTACGCAGTTTTCCTTTTCCCTGCCTTGTTTTTAATGGAACGCATCGGCCTGAAGTGGACGGTCATGATAGGAGTCGCATTGACGTGTCTCGGAGCTTGGATTAAGGTCTTTTCGGCAGCCAAAGATCGTTTTCCGTTGCTGCTCACAGGGCAAGCCATGGTCGCGATCAGCCAGGTTTTCATTTCTCCTGTTCCGGGAAAATTGGCTGCATTCTGGTTCGGGAACGACCAACTCGCCTTCGCCACCGCCATCGGCTGCTACGCAGTTCACGTTGGCTTGTCGATCTGCTTCCTGACCGTTCCGATTTTCGTCCGAAACCACTACGACGTCGAGGAAGTCAGATGCCGATTGTCCGTCATTTACTGGACAGTCGCGATTGCATGTTCAGTCGTAACGTTGGCCGTACTTTTTC TTTTTCAGGACGAACCTTCCGCGCCACCAAGCGAGTCGCGGGCGCTTCAAAAATCCACGCACGAGCGTTTCGACAAAGGAATTTTAGTGTCCTTCAAAAAGTTACTGACAAAGAACAGGAACTTCATCATTCTTTGGAACACCTATGGTCTGATTCTTAGCATATTTTACTCAATGGCGACAGTTTGGAATCCGTTGTTCTTAACTCACTTCAAG AACTACGAAGTTGATGTAGGAATAATGAGTCTTTTGCTGAGCTTTGTGGGTACCATAGGTTCGTTAATCATCGCATCAATTCTCGACAAAACGAAGAAATTCAG AGTCATCGCCATCACCGTGAGCAGTTCGTCCTTATTTTGCGAAATACTTTTCGCTACGACCTTGAATATGGAAATTAAATGGACGGTTTTTCTGTCAGCTTCGCTTTTCGG CATTACTCTGATCAGTTTCAGCGCGATTGGATTTGAATTATGCGCCGAAGCGACTTACCCCGAGTCTCAGGCACTATCGACGGGAATTTTGAGCACAGCGGGCCAAATATACGGAGCTTTCGTAACTCCTCTTATCCTCAAGGTGATACACGTTTACGGCGACACGGCTGGACACGCGGTCATTCTAGCAATTCTCGGCCTAGGAACTCTGTTGACAATATCGAATAAAATCGATCTGCGTAGGCAAAGAGCTGAAGAATCTGCCATGTGA
- the LOC124295482 gene encoding feline leukemia virus subgroup C receptor-related protein 2-like isoform X1, translated as MKNRRITDNYVTHPLQTEYTEKNEDTLCGSPFKVRVFKRRWLQLFLFALCTMCSSYQWSQFTIIGHIISRYYDVSALAVASTSIMLMVAYAVFLFPALFLMERIGLKWTVMIGVALTCLGAWIKVFSAAKDRFPLLLTGQAMVAISQVFISPVPGKLAAFWFGNDQLAFATAIGCYAVHVGLSICFLTVPIFVRNHYDVEEVRCRLSVIYWTVAIACSVVTLAVLFLFQDEPSAPPSESRALQKSTHERFDKGILVSFKKLLTKNRNFIILWNTYGLILSIFYSMATVWNPLFLTHFKNCEVDLGIMSVLMCFLGTIGSLIIASILDKTKKFRMIAITVTSSSVLCEVILAVALNVEIKWIVYLPVSLFGITLLSFSAIGFELCAEATYPESQALSTGILSTAGQIYGAFVTPLILKVIDVYGDTAGHAVILAILGLGTLLTISNKIDLRRQRAEESAAQYNPLNQGVLRKIDK; from the exons ATGAAGAATCGACGAATCACTGACAATTACGTCACGCATCCTCTTCAGACCGAATATACAGAGAAAAACGAGGACACCTTGTGCGGTAGTCCGTTCAAAGTCCGGGTTTTCAAAAGACGATGGCTTCAGCTTTTCTTATTTGCTTTGTGCACCATGTGCAGCAGCTACCAATGGTCTCAATTTACGATCATCGGCCACATAATAAGTCG ATACTACGACGTCTCAGCGTTGGCGGTAGCATCGACCAGCATCATGTTGATGGTAGCCTACGCAGTTTTCCTTTTCCCTGCCTTGTTTTTAATGGAACGCATCGGCCTGAAGTGGACGGTCATGATAGGAGTCGCATTGACGTGTCTCGGAGCTTGGATTAAGGTCTTTTCGGCAGCCAAAGATCGTTTTCCGTTGCTGCTCACAGGGCAAGCCATGGTCGCGATCAGCCAGGTTTTCATTTCTCCTGTTCCGGGAAAATTGGCTGCATTCTGGTTCGGGAACGACCAACTCGCCTTCGCCACCGCCATCGGCTGCTACGCAGTTCACGTTGGCTTGTCGATCTGCTTCCTGACCGTTCCGATTTTCGTCCGAAACCACTACGACGTCGAGGAAGTCAGATGCCGATTGTCCGTCATTTACTGGACAGTCGCGATTGCATGTTCAGTCGTAACGTTGGCCGTACTTTTTC TTTTTCAGGACGAACCTTCCGCGCCACCAAGCGAGTCGCGGGCGCTTCAAAAATCCACGCACGAGCGTTTCGACAAAGGAATTTTAGTGTCCTTCAAAAAGTTACTGACAAAGAACAGGAACTTCATCATTCTTTGGAACACCTATGGTCTGATTCTTAGCATATTTTACTCAATGGCGACAGTTTGGAATCCGTTGTTCTTAACTCACTTCAAG AACTGTGAAGTTGATCTTGGAATAATGAGTGTGTTGATGTGCTTTCTGGGTACCATAGGTTCGTTAATCATCGCATCAATTCTCGACAAAACGAAGAAATTCAG AATGATCGCCATCACCGTGACCAGTTCATCCGTACTTTGCGAAGTAATTTTGGCTGTGGCCTTGAACGTGGAAATCAAATGGATAGTTTATCTGCCCGTTTCGCTTTTCGG CATTACTCTGCTCAGTTTCAGCGCGATTGGATTTGAATTATGCGCCGAAGCGACTTACCCCGAGTCTCAGGCACTATCGACGGGAATTTTGAGCACAGCGGGCCAAATATACGGAGCTTTCGTAACTCCTCTTATCCTCAAGGTGATAGACGTTTACGGCGACACGGCTGGACACGCGGTCATTCTAGCAATTCTCGGCCTAGGAACTCTGTTGACAATATCGAATAAAATAGATCTGCGTAGGCAAAGAGCTGAAGAATCTGCCGCCCAATATAATCCGCTGAATCAAGGAGTATTGCGTAAGATTGACAAGTGA
- the LOC124295482 gene encoding feline leukemia virus subgroup C receptor-related protein 2-like isoform X3 encodes MKNRRITDNYVTHPLQTEYTEKNEDTLCGSPFKVRVFKRRWLQLFLFALCTMCSSYQWSQFTIIGHIISRYYDVSALAVASTSIMLMVAYAVFLFPALFLMERIGLKWTVMIGVALTCLGAWIKVFSAAKDRFPLLLTGQAMVAISQVFISPVPGKLAAFWFGNDQLAFATAIGCYAVHVGLSICFLTVPIFVRNHYDVEEVRCRLSVIYWTVAIACSVVTLAVLFLFQDEPSAPPSESRALQKSTHERFDKGILVSFKKLLTKNRNFIILWNTYGLILSIFYSMATVWNPLFLTHFKNCEVDLGIMSVLMCFLGTIGSLIIASILDKTKKFRMIAITVTSSSVLCEVILAVALNVEIKWIVYLPVSLFGITLISFSAIGFELCAEATYPESQALSTGILSTAGQIYGAFVTPLILKVIHVYGDTAGHAVILAILGLGTLLTISNKIDLRRQRAEESAM; translated from the exons ATGAAGAATCGACGAATCACTGACAATTACGTCACGCATCCTCTTCAGACCGAATATACAGAGAAAAACGAGGACACCTTGTGCGGTAGTCCGTTCAAAGTCCGGGTTTTCAAAAGACGATGGCTTCAGCTTTTCTTATTTGCTTTGTGCACCATGTGCAGCAGCTACCAATGGTCTCAATTTACGATCATCGGCCACATAATAAGTCG ATACTACGACGTCTCAGCGTTGGCGGTAGCATCGACCAGCATCATGTTGATGGTAGCCTACGCAGTTTTCCTTTTCCCTGCCTTGTTTTTAATGGAACGCATCGGCCTGAAGTGGACGGTCATGATAGGAGTCGCATTGACGTGTCTCGGAGCTTGGATTAAGGTCTTTTCGGCAGCCAAAGATCGTTTTCCGTTGCTGCTCACAGGGCAAGCCATGGTCGCGATCAGCCAGGTTTTCATTTCTCCTGTTCCGGGAAAATTGGCTGCATTCTGGTTCGGGAACGACCAACTCGCCTTCGCCACCGCCATCGGCTGCTACGCAGTTCACGTTGGCTTGTCGATCTGCTTCCTGACCGTTCCGATTTTCGTCCGAAACCACTACGACGTCGAGGAAGTCAGATGCCGATTGTCCGTCATTTACTGGACAGTCGCGATTGCATGTTCAGTCGTAACGTTGGCCGTACTTTTTC TTTTTCAGGACGAACCTTCCGCGCCACCAAGCGAGTCGCGGGCGCTTCAAAAATCCACGCACGAGCGTTTCGACAAAGGAATTTTAGTGTCCTTCAAAAAGTTACTGACAAAGAACAGGAACTTCATCATTCTTTGGAACACCTATGGTCTGATTCTTAGCATATTTTACTCAATGGCGACAGTTTGGAATCCGTTGTTCTTAACTCACTTCAAG AACTGTGAAGTTGATCTTGGAATAATGAGTGTGTTGATGTGCTTTCTGGGTACCATAGGTTCGTTAATCATCGCATCAATTCTCGACAAAACGAAGAAATTCAG AATGATCGCCATCACCGTGACCAGTTCATCCGTACTTTGCGAAGTAATTTTGGCTGTGGCCTTGAACGTGGAAATCAAATGGATAGTTTATCTGCCCGTTTCGCTTTTCGG CATTACTCTGATCAGTTTCAGCGCGATTGGATTTGAATTATGCGCCGAAGCGACTTACCCCGAGTCTCAGGCACTATCGACGGGAATTTTGAGCACAGCGGGCCAAATATACGGAGCTTTCGTAACTCCTCTTATCCTCAAGGTGATACACGTTTACGGCGACACGGCTGGACACGCGGTCATTCTAGCAATTCTCGGCCTAGGAACTCTGTTGACAATATCGAATAAAATCGATCTGCGTAGGCAAAGAGCTGAAGAATCTGCCATGTGA
- the LOC124295482 gene encoding feline leukemia virus subgroup C receptor-related protein 2-like isoform X2 — protein MKNRRITDNYVSHPLKTECTEENDDTLNGSPLKVRVFKRRWLQLFLFALCSICSSYQYPQFTIVSHIISRYYDVSALAVASTCIMLMVAYAVFLFPALFLMERIGLKWTVVIGSVFTCLGAWIKVFSSAKDRFPLLLTGQAMVAISQVFISPVPGKLAAFWFGNDQLALATAIGCYAVHVGLSICFLTVPIFVRNHDDIEKIGHELSVIYWTVAIACSVVTLAVLFLFQDEPPAPPSESRALQKSTHERFDKGVLVSFKKLLTKNRNFIILWNAYGLIVSIFNSTGAVLNPLFLTHFKNYEVDVGIMSLLLSFVGTIGSLIIASILDKTKKFRVIAITVSSSSLFCEILFATTLNMEIKWTVFLSASLFGITLISFSAIGFELCAEATYPESQALSTGILSTAGQIYGAFVTPLILKVIHVYGDTAGHAVILAILGLGTLLTISNKIDLRRQRAEESAM, from the exons atgaagaatcgACGAATCACTGACAATTACGTCTCGCATCCTCTTAAGACCGAATGTACAGAGGAAAATGACGACACGTTGAACGGCAGTCCGTTAAAAGTCCGGGTTTTCAAAAGACGATGGCTTCAGCTATTCTTATTTGCTTTGTGCAGCATATGCAGCAGCtatcaatatcctcaattcaCCATCGTCAGCCACATAATAAGTCG GTACTACGACGTCTCAGCGTTGGCGGTAGCATCGACCTGCATCATGTTGATGGTAGCCTACGCAGTTTTCCTCTTCCCTGCCTTGTTTTTAATGGAACGGATCGGCCTGAAGTGGACGGTCGTGATAGGCTCCGTATTCACGTGTCTCGGAGCTTGGATTAAGGTCTTTTCGTCAGCCAAAGATCGTTTTCCGCTGCTGCTCACAGGGCAAGCCATGGTCGCGATCAGCCAGGTTTTCATTTCTCCTGTTCCGGGAAAACTGGCTGCATTCTGGTTCGGGAATGACCAACTCGCCCTCGCCACCGCCATCGGCTGCTACGCAGTTCACGTTGGCTTGTCGATCTGCTTCCTGACCGTTCCGATTTTCGTCCGAAACCACGACGACATCGAGAAAATCGGGCACGAATTGTCCGTCATTTACTGGACAGTCGCGATTGCATGTTCAGTCGTAACGTTGGCCGTACTTTTTC TTTTTCAGGATGAACCTCCCGCGCCACCAAGCGAGTCGCGGGCGCTTCAAAAATCCACGCACGAGCGTTTCGACAAAGGAGTTTTAGTGTCCTTCAAAAAATTACTAACAAAGAACAGGAACTTCATCATTCTTTGGAACGCCTATGGTCTGATTGTTAGCATATTTAACTCGACGGGGGCAGTTTTGAATCCGTTGTTCTTAACTCACTTCAAG AACTACGAAGTTGATGTAGGAATAATGAGTCTTTTGCTGAGCTTTGTGGGTACCATAGGTTCGTTAATCATCGCATCAATTCTCGACAAAACGAAGAAATTCAG AGTCATCGCCATCACCGTGAGCAGTTCGTCCTTATTTTGCGAAATACTTTTCGCTACGACCTTGAATATGGAAATTAAATGGACGGTTTTTCTGTCAGCTTCGCTTTTCGG CATTACTCTGATCAGTTTCAGCGCGATTGGATTTGAATTATGCGCCGAAGCGACTTACCCCGAGTCTCAGGCACTATCGACGGGAATTTTGAGCACAGCGGGCCAAATATACGGAGCTTTCGTAACTCCTCTTATCCTCAAGGTGATACACGTTTACGGCGACACGGCTGGACACGCGGTCATTCTAGCAATTCTCGGCCTAGGAACTCTGTTGACAATATCGAATAAAATCGATCTGCGTAGGCAAAGAGCTGAAGAATCTGCCATGTGA
- the LOC124295482 gene encoding feline leukemia virus subgroup C receptor-related protein 2-like isoform X5 — protein sequence MLMVAYAVFLFPALFLMERIGLKWTVVIGSVFTCLGAWIKVFSSAKDRFPLLLTGQAMVAISQVFISPVPGKLAAFWFGNDQLALATAIGCYAAHVGLSICFLTVPIFVRNHDDAEEIGYRLSVIYWTVAIACSVVTLAVLFLFQDEPSAPPSESRALQKSTHERFDTGVLVSFKKLLTKNRNFIILWNAYGLIVAVFNSTGTVLNPLFLTHFKNCEVDVGIMSLLLCFVGTIGSLIIASILDKTKKFRMIAITVSSSSLFCEILFATTLNMEIKWTVFLSASLFGITLISFSAIGFELCAEATYPESQALSTGILSTAGQIYGAFVTPLILKVIDVYGDTAGHAVILAILGLATLLTISNKIDLRRQRAEESAMRYNPLRQGVLRKIDK from the exons ATGTTGATGGTAGCCTACGCAGTTTTCCTCTTCCCTGCCTTGTTTTTAATGGAACGGATCGGCCTGAAGTGGACGGTCGTGATAGGCTCCGTATTCACGTGTCTCGGAGCTTGGATTAAGGTCTTTTCGTCAGCCAAAGATCGTTTTCCGCTGCTGCTCACAGGGCAAGCCATG GTCGCGATCAGCCAGGTTTTCATTTCTCCTGTTCCGGGAAAACTGGCTGCATTCTGGTTCGGGAATGACCAACTCGCCCTCGCCACCGCCATCGGCTGCTACGCAGCACACGTTGGCTTGTCGATCTGCTTCCTGACCGTTCCGATTTTTGTCCGAAACCACGACGACGCCGAGGAAATCGGGTACCGATTGTCCGTCATTTACTGGACAGTCGCGATTGCATGTTCAGTCGTAACGTTGGCCGTACTTTTTC TTTTTCAGGACGAACCTTCCGCGCCACCAAGCGAGTCGCGGGCGCTTCAAAAATCCACGCACGAGCGTTTCGACACAGGAGTTTTAGTGTCCTTCAAAAAGTTACTAACAAAGAACAGGAACTTCATCATTCTTTGGAACGCCTATGGTCTGATTGTTGCCGTATTTAACTCGACGGGGACAGTTTTGAATCCGTTGTTCTTAACTCACTTCAAG AACTGCGAAGTTGATGTAGGAATAATGAGTCTTTTGCTGTGCTTTGTGGGTACCATAGGTTCGTTAATCATCGCATCAATTCTCGACAAAACGAAGAAATTCAG AATGATCGCCATCACCGTGAGCAGTTCGTCCTTATTTTGCGAAATACTTTTCGCTACGACCTTGAATATGGAAATTAAATGGACGGTTTTTCTGTCAGCTTCGCTTTTCGG CATTACTCTGATCAGTTTCAGCGCGATTGGATTTGAATTATGCGCCGAAGCGACTTACCCCGAGTCTCAGGCACTATCGACAGGAATTTTGAGCACAGCGGGCCAAATATACGGAGCTTTCGTAACTCCTCTTATCCTCAAGGTGATAGACGTTTACGGCGACACGGCTGGACACGCGGTCATTCTCGCAATTCTCGGCCTAGCAACTCTGTTGACAATATCGAATAAAATCGATCTGCGTAGGCAAAGAGCTGAAGAATCTGCCATGCGATATAATCCGCTGAGACAAGGAGTATTGCGTAAGATTGACAAGTGA